A genomic stretch from Acinonyx jubatus isolate Ajub_Pintada_27869175 chromosome E2, VMU_Ajub_asm_v1.0, whole genome shotgun sequence includes:
- the SCAF1 gene encoding splicing factor, arginine/serine-rich 19 isoform X3 gives MAADSFLAGLVSVLDPPDTWVPSHLDLRPGESEDMLELVAEVRIGDRDPIPLPVPSLLPRLRAWRTGKTVSPQSHSSRPSCARHLLTLGTGDGGPAPPPAPSSASSSPSPSPSSSSPSPPPPPPPPAPPAPPAPRFDIYDPFHPTDEAYSPPPAPEQKYDPFEPTGSNPSSSAGTPSPEEEEEEEEEEEEEEEEEEEEEEEGLSQSISRISETLAGIYDDNSLSQDFPGDESPRPDPQPPQPTPAPGTPPQVDSTRVDGATRRRVFVVGTEAEACREGKVSVEVVTAGGAAIPPTLLPPGDSEIEEGEIVQPEEEPRVAVSLFRAAGRAARPPPAASAPPAAQPPPPPPAPRAPEGDDFLSLHAESDGEGALQVDLGEPAPAPPTADTRWGGLDLRRKILTQRRERYRQRSPSPAAAPAAAAAPAGPPTRKKSRRERKRSGGEAKEAASSSSSAQPAPPAPASPWDSKKHRSRDRKPGSHASSSARRRSRSRSARRRSRSTDRRRGGSRRSRSREKRRRRRRSASPPPATSSSSSSRRERHRGKHRDGGGGGKKKKKRSRSRGEKRSGDSEKAPVPTQPPSGSSSLGGERDSRRRGAVPPSIQDLTDHDLFAIKRTITVGRPDKSDPRGPSPAPASSPKREVLYDSEGLSAEERGGKSGEKDRRRSGAASSSSSSREKGSRRKALDGGDRDRDRDRDRDRDRSSKKARPPKESAPSSGPPPKPPVSSGSGSSSSSCSSSSRKVKLQSKVAVLIREGVSSTTPAKEAASAGLGSIGVKFSRDRESRSPFLKPDERAPAEVAKAAPGSTKPKKTKVKAKAGAKKAKGTKGKTKPSKTRKKIRSGGSGGGSGGPATLKKSKADSCSQAAGAKGVEETSWSGEERVAKAPSTPPPKAAPPPPALTPDSQTVDSSCKTPEVSFLPEEAAEEAGVRGGAEEEEEEEEEEEEEEEEEEQQPATTTATSTAAAAPSTAPSAGSTAGDSGAEDGPATRVSQLPTLPPPMPWNLPAGVDCTTSGVLALTALLFKMEEANLASRAKAQELIQATNQILSHRKPPSSLGVTPAPVPTSLGLPAGPSSYLLPGSLPLGGCGSTPPTPTGLAAACDKREGSSSSEGRGDTDKYLKKLHTQERAVEEVKLAIKPYYQKKDITKEEYKDILRKAVHKICHSKSGEINPVKVSNLVRAYVQRYRYFRKHGRKPGDPPGPPRPPKEPGPPDKGGPGLPLPPL, from the exons TGTCTCCACAGTCTCACTCCTCACGACCCTCCTGTGCCCGTCACCTCCTTACCTTGGGCACTGGAGACGggggccctgccccaccccctgccccatcctctgcgtcctcctccccctccccttccccctcatcCTCCTCCCCTTCGCCTCCCCcgcctccacctcctccagcccccccagccccacctgccccccgATTCGACATCTATGACCCCTTCCACCCCACCGACGAGGCCTATTCCCCACCACCTGCTCCGGAGCAGAAGTACGACCCCTTCGAGCCCACTGGCTCCAACCCCAGCTCATCAGCGGGGACTCCTTCacccgaggaggaggaggaggaagaggaggaagaggaagaagaggaggaagaagaggaagaagaggaggaggaaggcttgTCCCAGAGCATCAGCCGCATCTCCGAGACCCTGGCGGGCATCTATGATGACAACAGTCTGAGCCAGGACTTCCCAGGTGATGAGAGCCCCCGCCcggacccccagcccccacaacCGACTCCGGCCCCTGGAACGCCTCCACAGGTGGACTCCACCCGGGTGGACGGAGCCACCCGCCGTCGCGTCTTCGTGGTGGGGACGGAGGCGGAGGCCTGTAGGGAAGGCAAGGTCTCTGTGGAGGTGGTGACGGCCGGCGGAGCCGCCATCCCACCAACCCTGCTGCCACCGGGAGACTCCGAGATCGAGGAGGGCGAGATCGTCCAGCCGGAGGAGGAGCCCAGGGTGGCAGTCTCCCTCTTCCGGGCCGCCGGCCGGGCGGCGCGACCCCCTCCTGCAGCCTCAGCGCCCCCGGcggcccagcccccgcccccgccacctgCCCCCCGCGCCCCCGAGGGGGACGACTTCCTGTCTCTGCACGCCGAGTCAGACGGCGAGGGCGCCCTGCAGGTGGACCTGGGGGAGCCGGCGCCCGCCCCGCCAACCGCGGACACGCGCTGGGGCGGCCTGGACCTGCGCCGCAAGATCCTGACCCAGCGTCGGGAGCGCTACCGCCAGCGCTCGCCCTCCccggccgccgcccccgccgccgccgccgcccccgcggGCCCCCCCACCCGCAAGAAGTCGAGGCGGGAGCGCAAGCGGAGCGGCGGCGAGGCCAAGGAGGCCGCGTCGTCGTCGTCCAGCGCGCAGCCTGCCCCGCCGGCCCCGGCCTCCCCCTGGGACTCCAAGAAGCACCGCTCCCGGGACCGCAAGCCGGGCTCTCACGCCTCGTCGTCCGCCCGCCGCCGCTCGCGGTCCCGCTCCGCCCGCCGCCGCTCGCGCAGCACCGACCGCCGCCGCGGGGGCAGCCGCAGGTCGCGGTCCCGGGagaagcggcggcggcggcggcgctcggcctccccgcccccggccaCATCCTCGTCGTCGTCCTCGAGGCGCGAGCGGCACCGTGGCAAGCACCgagacggcggcggcggcggcaagaagaagaagaagcggTCGCGGTCCCGGGGCGAGAAGCGGTCTGGGGACAGCGAGAAGGCCCCGGTGCCCACCCAGCCGCCCTCCGGCTCCAGCTCCCTGGGCGGAGAGCGTGACAGCCGCCGCAGGGGGGCGGTGCCACCTTCCATCCAGGACCTCACGGACCATGATCTCTTCGCCATCAAGCGGACCATCACCGTGGGCCGGCCGGACAAGTCCGACCCCCGAGGCCCGTCGCCGGCCCCGGCCTCGTCGCCCAAGCGCGAGGTCCTGTACGACTCAGAGGGACTGAGTGCCGAGGAGCGGGGGGGCAAGAGCGGCGAGAAGGACCGGCGCCGCTCCGgggccgcctcctcctcctcttcctcccggGAGAAGGGATCACGGCGGAAGGCGCTGGATGGGGGGGATCGGGACCGGGACAGGGACAGAGATAGGGACAGGGACAGGTCATCCAAGAAGGCTCGGCCTCCCAAGGAGTCAGCGCCCTCCTCGGGGCCTCCGCCAAAGCCACCAGTCAGCAGCGGCTCCGGCTCGTCCTCCTCGTcgtgctcctcctcctcccggaaGGTGAAGCTGCAGTCTAAGGTGGCGGTGCTGATCCGCGAAGGCGTCAGCAGCACCACGCCGGCCAAGGAGGCCGCATCCGCTGGCCTGGGCTCCATCGGAGTCAAGTTCAGCCGCGACCGGGAGAGCCGCTCCCCTTTCCTCAAGCCCGATGAGCGGGCCCCTGCAGAGGTggccaaagcagctccaggcagCACCAAGCCCAAAAAGACCAAGGTCAAGGCCAAGGCTGGGGCCAAGAAAGCCAAGGGGACCAAGGGAAAGACCAAGCCATCCAAGACCAGGAAAAAGATCCGCAGCGGGGGCAGCGGTGGGGGCAGCGGCGGCCCTGCAACGCTGAAGAAGTCCAAGGCGGATAGCTGCAGCCAGGCAGCGGGGGCCAAGGGGGTGGAGGAGACTTCCTGGTCCGGGGAAGAGCGGGTGGCCAAGGCCCCTAGCACCCCGCCCCCTaaggcagcccctcccccccctgcaCTCACACCGGACTCCCAGACCGTGGACAGCAGCTGCAAGACCCCCGAGGTCTCCTTCCTTCCCGAGGAGGCCGCTGAGGAGGCTGGGGTCCGAGgcggggcagaggaggaggaggaggaagaggaggaggaggaggaagaggaggaggaggaagagcagcaGCCTGCCACCACCACGGCCACCAGCACGGCCGCAGCTGCCCCGAGCACTGCCCCTAGCGCAGGGTCCACAGCCGGTGACTCAGGGGCAGAGGATGGGCCGGCTACCCGTGTCTCCCAGCTGCCCACGCTGCCCCCGCCCATGCCCTGGAACCTGCCTGCTGGTGTGGACTGCACCACCAGCGGTGTCCTGGCCT TGACTGCACTTCTCTTCAAGATGGAAGAAGCCAATCTGGCGAGCCGAGCAAAGGCCCAGGAGCTGATCCAGGCCACCAACCAG ATCCTCAGCCACCGAAAGCCACCCTCCAGTCTGGGGGTGACCCCAGCTCCTGTGCCCACCTCTCTGGGTCTGCCCGCTGGCCCTTCCAGCTACCTGCTCCCTGGCAGCCTCCCCCTGGGGGGCTGCGgctctacccctcccacccccactgggCTGGCTGCAGCATGTGACAAGCGAGAGGGCAGCAGCAGCTCCGAGGGACGTGGGGACACAGACAAG TATCTGAAGAAGCTGCACACGCAGGAGAGGGCAGTGGAGGAGGTGAAGCTGGCCATCAAGCCGTACTATCAGAAGAAGGACATCACCAAGGAGGAGTACAAGGACATCCTGAGGAAGGCTGTCCACAAG ATCTGCCACAGCAAAAGCGGGGAGATCAACCCAGTGAAGGTGAGCAACTTGGTGCGGGCCTACGTCCAACGCTACCGCTACTTCCGCAAGCATGGCCGCAAGCCGGGGGACCCCCCAGGGCCCCCGCGGCCGCCCAAGGAGCCTGGACCCCCTGACAAGGGTGGCCCAGGCCTGCCCTTGCCCCCTCTCTGA
- the IRF3 gene encoding interferon regulatory factor 3 isoform X3 encodes MGPQPTNCSLSAGRTMGTQKPRILPWLKLQLDLGRLEGVAWLDESRTRFRIPWKHGLRQDAQQEDFGIFQAWAEASGAYTPGKDKPDLPTWKRNFRSALNRKEVLRLAEDRSKDPHDPHKVYEFVNSGAGDFPELDTSPDTNSRCSPSDTQEDILEELLSDMALAPFPDGGPSSLPVVPEETPPFLLSPSVDIPAPCPNLQPPENPLRRLLVPEEEWEFELTAFYRGRQVFQQTALCPGGLRLVASDADQTLPGQPIILPDPGVSLTDRGVMGYVRRVLSCLGGGLALWRAGQRLCARRLGHCHTYWALGEELLPDSGHGPSGEVPKDEEGDVFDLKPFVAELIAFIEGSGHSPRYTLWFCVGEPWPQDQPWIKKLVMVKVVPTCLRALLDMARSGGASSLETTVDLHISNSYPLSLTSDQYKAYLQDLVEDMDF; translated from the exons ATGGGCCCCCAGCCCACGAACTGCTCTCTAAGCGCAGGCCGAACCATGGGTACCCAAAAGCCGCGGATCCTGCCCTGGCTGAAGTTGCAGCTGGACTTGGGGCGGCTGGAGGGGGTGGCCTGGCTGGACGAGAGTCGCACGCGCTTCCGCATCCCGTGGAAGCACGGCTTGCGCCAGGATGCCCAGCAGGAGGACTTCGGCATCTTCCAG GCCTGGGCCGAGGCCAGCGGCGCCTACACTCCTGGAAAGGATAAACCTGATTTGCCCACCTGGAAGAGGAATTTCCGATCGGCCCTGAACCGGAAGGAGGTGTTGCGTTTAGCCGAGGACCGGAGCAAGGACCCCCACGACCCCCACAAGGTCTATGAGTTTGTGAACTCAG GAGCTGGGGACTTTCCTGAGTTGGACACCTCTCCAGATACCAATAGCAGATGCAGTCCCTCTGACACCCAG gaAGACATACTGGAGGAGTTACTGAGTGACATGGCCTTGGCCCCATTCCCAGATGGGGGGCCCTCGAGCCTGCCTGTGGTCCCTGAGGAGACCCCTCCATTCTTGCTGAGCCCCAGCGTAGacatccctgccccctgcccaaaCCTGCAGCCCCCGGAAAACCCACTGAGGCGGCTGTTGGTGCCTGAGGAAG AGTGGGAGTTCGAGCTGACTGCCTTCTACCGGGGCCGCCAAGTCTTCCAGCAGACCGCCCTCTGCCCGGGGGGCCTGCGGCTGGTGGCGTCAGATGCAGACCAGACACTGCCTGGACAGCCAATAATCCTGCCAGACCCCGGGGTGTCGCTGACGGACAGGGGCGTGATGGGCTACGTGAGGCGTGTGCTGAGCTGCCTCGGTGGGGGGCTAGCTCTGTGGAGGGCGGGACAGCGGCTCTGCGCCCGGAGGCTGGGGCACTGTCACACGTACTGGGCCTTGGGCGAGGAGCTCCTCCCTGACAGTGGCCACGGGCCCAGCGGCGAGGTCCCCAAGGATGAGGAAGGAGACGTGTTCGACCTGAAGCCCTTCGTGGCAG AACTGATTGCCTTCATTGAAGGAAGCGGACACTCACCACGCTACACCCTCTGGTTCTGCGTTGGGGAGCCATGGCCCCAGGACCAGCCGTGGATCAAGAAGCTCGTGATGGTCAAG GTTGTTCCCACTTGTCTCAGGGCCCTGCTGGACATGGCACGGTCAGGGGGCGCCTCCTCACTGGAGACCACCGTGGACCTGCACATCTCCAACAGCTACCCACTCTCCCTCACCTCGGACCAGTACAAGGCCTACCTCCAGGACCTGGTCGAAGACATGGATTTCTAG
- the IRF3 gene encoding interferon regulatory factor 3 isoform X4, which translates to MGTQKPRILPWLKLQLDLGRLEGVAWLDESRTRFRIPWKHGLRQDAQQEDFGIFQAWAEASGAYTPGKDKPDLPTWKRNFRSALNRKEVLRLAEDRSKDPHDPHKVYEFVNSGAGDFPELDTSPDTNSRCSPSDTQEDILEELLSDMALAPFPDGGPSSLPVVPEETPPFLLSPSVDIPAPCPNLQPPENPLRRLLVPEEEWEFELTAFYRGRQVFQQTALCPGGLRLVASDADQTLPGQPIILPDPGVSLTDRGVMGYVRRVLSCLGGGLALWRAGQRLCARRLGHCHTYWALGEELLPDSGHGPSGEVPKDEEGDVFDLKPFVAELIAFIEGSGHSPRYTLWFCVGEPWPQDQPWIKKLVMVKVVPTCLRALLDMARSGGASSLETTVDLHISNSYPLSLTSDQYKAYLQDLVEDMDF; encoded by the exons ATGGGTACCCAAAAGCCGCGGATCCTGCCCTGGCTGAAGTTGCAGCTGGACTTGGGGCGGCTGGAGGGGGTGGCCTGGCTGGACGAGAGTCGCACGCGCTTCCGCATCCCGTGGAAGCACGGCTTGCGCCAGGATGCCCAGCAGGAGGACTTCGGCATCTTCCAG GCCTGGGCCGAGGCCAGCGGCGCCTACACTCCTGGAAAGGATAAACCTGATTTGCCCACCTGGAAGAGGAATTTCCGATCGGCCCTGAACCGGAAGGAGGTGTTGCGTTTAGCCGAGGACCGGAGCAAGGACCCCCACGACCCCCACAAGGTCTATGAGTTTGTGAACTCAG GAGCTGGGGACTTTCCTGAGTTGGACACCTCTCCAGATACCAATAGCAGATGCAGTCCCTCTGACACCCAG gaAGACATACTGGAGGAGTTACTGAGTGACATGGCCTTGGCCCCATTCCCAGATGGGGGGCCCTCGAGCCTGCCTGTGGTCCCTGAGGAGACCCCTCCATTCTTGCTGAGCCCCAGCGTAGacatccctgccccctgcccaaaCCTGCAGCCCCCGGAAAACCCACTGAGGCGGCTGTTGGTGCCTGAGGAAG AGTGGGAGTTCGAGCTGACTGCCTTCTACCGGGGCCGCCAAGTCTTCCAGCAGACCGCCCTCTGCCCGGGGGGCCTGCGGCTGGTGGCGTCAGATGCAGACCAGACACTGCCTGGACAGCCAATAATCCTGCCAGACCCCGGGGTGTCGCTGACGGACAGGGGCGTGATGGGCTACGTGAGGCGTGTGCTGAGCTGCCTCGGTGGGGGGCTAGCTCTGTGGAGGGCGGGACAGCGGCTCTGCGCCCGGAGGCTGGGGCACTGTCACACGTACTGGGCCTTGGGCGAGGAGCTCCTCCCTGACAGTGGCCACGGGCCCAGCGGCGAGGTCCCCAAGGATGAGGAAGGAGACGTGTTCGACCTGAAGCCCTTCGTGGCAG AACTGATTGCCTTCATTGAAGGAAGCGGACACTCACCACGCTACACCCTCTGGTTCTGCGTTGGGGAGCCATGGCCCCAGGACCAGCCGTGGATCAAGAAGCTCGTGATGGTCAAG GTTGTTCCCACTTGTCTCAGGGCCCTGCTGGACATGGCACGGTCAGGGGGCGCCTCCTCACTGGAGACCACCGTGGACCTGCACATCTCCAACAGCTACCCACTCTCCCTCACCTCGGACCAGTACAAGGCCTACCTCCAGGACCTGGTCGAAGACATGGATTTCTAG
- the IRF3 gene encoding interferon regulatory factor 3 isoform X2: MGTQKPRILPWLKLQLDLGRLEGVAWLDESRTRFRIPWKHGLRQDAQQEDFGIFQAWAEASGAYTPGKDKPDLPTWKRNFRSALNRKEVLRLAEDRSKDPHDPHKVYEFVNSGAGDFPELDTSPDTNSRCSPSDTQEDILEELLSDMALAPFPDGGPSSLPVVPEETPPFLLSPSVDIPAPCPNLQPPENPLRRLLVPEEEWEFELTAFYRGRQVFQQTALCPGGLRLVASDADQTLPGQPIILPDPGVSLTDRGVMGYVRRVLSCLGGGLALWRAGQRLCARRLGHCHTYWALGEELLPDSGHGPSGEVPKDEEGDVFDLKPFVAELIAFIEGSGHSPRYTLWFCVGEPWPQDQPWIKKLVMVKVLRAWAPGAKGGGIVTKGRGTTSPRSPSEKLQLPRVSATTRFSSRGAPGCPSFLLTPTTCFELSKPCGSRWTTSPHSLCEEPQLLGVLLTTSCSALASGNPSSTSALGNFLDLWWLWL, from the exons ATGGGTACCCAAAAGCCGCGGATCCTGCCCTGGCTGAAGTTGCAGCTGGACTTGGGGCGGCTGGAGGGGGTGGCCTGGCTGGACGAGAGTCGCACGCGCTTCCGCATCCCGTGGAAGCACGGCTTGCGCCAGGATGCCCAGCAGGAGGACTTCGGCATCTTCCAG GCCTGGGCCGAGGCCAGCGGCGCCTACACTCCTGGAAAGGATAAACCTGATTTGCCCACCTGGAAGAGGAATTTCCGATCGGCCCTGAACCGGAAGGAGGTGTTGCGTTTAGCCGAGGACCGGAGCAAGGACCCCCACGACCCCCACAAGGTCTATGAGTTTGTGAACTCAG GAGCTGGGGACTTTCCTGAGTTGGACACCTCTCCAGATACCAATAGCAGATGCAGTCCCTCTGACACCCAG gaAGACATACTGGAGGAGTTACTGAGTGACATGGCCTTGGCCCCATTCCCAGATGGGGGGCCCTCGAGCCTGCCTGTGGTCCCTGAGGAGACCCCTCCATTCTTGCTGAGCCCCAGCGTAGacatccctgccccctgcccaaaCCTGCAGCCCCCGGAAAACCCACTGAGGCGGCTGTTGGTGCCTGAGGAAG AGTGGGAGTTCGAGCTGACTGCCTTCTACCGGGGCCGCCAAGTCTTCCAGCAGACCGCCCTCTGCCCGGGGGGCCTGCGGCTGGTGGCGTCAGATGCAGACCAGACACTGCCTGGACAGCCAATAATCCTGCCAGACCCCGGGGTGTCGCTGACGGACAGGGGCGTGATGGGCTACGTGAGGCGTGTGCTGAGCTGCCTCGGTGGGGGGCTAGCTCTGTGGAGGGCGGGACAGCGGCTCTGCGCCCGGAGGCTGGGGCACTGTCACACGTACTGGGCCTTGGGCGAGGAGCTCCTCCCTGACAGTGGCCACGGGCCCAGCGGCGAGGTCCCCAAGGATGAGGAAGGAGACGTGTTCGACCTGAAGCCCTTCGTGGCAG AACTGATTGCCTTCATTGAAGGAAGCGGACACTCACCACGCTACACCCTCTGGTTCTGCGTTGGGGAGCCATGGCCCCAGGACCAGCCGTGGATCAAGAAGCTCGTGATGGTCAAGGTGCTGCGGGCCTGGGCTCCTGGAGCTAAAGGGGGGGGGATCGTAACAAAGGGTAGAGGAACTACAAGTCCCAGAAGCCCCTCTGAAAAACTACAACTTCCAAGAGTCTCTGCAACCACCAGATTCTCATCCAGAGGAGCTCCTGGGTGTCCCTCTTTTCTCCTCACCCCTACAACCTGTTTTGAACTCTCAAAACCATGTGGAAGTCGGTGGACTACGAGTCCTCACAGTCTCTGTGAGGAACCACAGCTCCTAGGAGTCCTTCTGACCACAAGCTGCTCAGCCCTAGCTTCTGGGAACCCCTCCAGCACCTCAGCCCTAGGAAACTTCTTGGACCTCTGGTGGTTGTGGTTGTAG
- the IRF3 gene encoding interferon regulatory factor 3 isoform X1: MGPQPTNCSLSAGRTMGTQKPRILPWLKLQLDLGRLEGVAWLDESRTRFRIPWKHGLRQDAQQEDFGIFQAWAEASGAYTPGKDKPDLPTWKRNFRSALNRKEVLRLAEDRSKDPHDPHKVYEFVNSGAGDFPELDTSPDTNSRCSPSDTQEDILEELLSDMALAPFPDGGPSSLPVVPEETPPFLLSPSVDIPAPCPNLQPPENPLRRLLVPEEEWEFELTAFYRGRQVFQQTALCPGGLRLVASDADQTLPGQPIILPDPGVSLTDRGVMGYVRRVLSCLGGGLALWRAGQRLCARRLGHCHTYWALGEELLPDSGHGPSGEVPKDEEGDVFDLKPFVAELIAFIEGSGHSPRYTLWFCVGEPWPQDQPWIKKLVMVKVLRAWAPGAKGGGIVTKGRGTTSPRSPSEKLQLPRVSATTRFSSRGAPGCPSFLLTPTTCFELSKPCGSRWTTSPHSLCEEPQLLGVLLTTSCSALASGNPSSTSALGNFLDLWWLWL; this comes from the exons ATGGGCCCCCAGCCCACGAACTGCTCTCTAAGCGCAGGCCGAACCATGGGTACCCAAAAGCCGCGGATCCTGCCCTGGCTGAAGTTGCAGCTGGACTTGGGGCGGCTGGAGGGGGTGGCCTGGCTGGACGAGAGTCGCACGCGCTTCCGCATCCCGTGGAAGCACGGCTTGCGCCAGGATGCCCAGCAGGAGGACTTCGGCATCTTCCAG GCCTGGGCCGAGGCCAGCGGCGCCTACACTCCTGGAAAGGATAAACCTGATTTGCCCACCTGGAAGAGGAATTTCCGATCGGCCCTGAACCGGAAGGAGGTGTTGCGTTTAGCCGAGGACCGGAGCAAGGACCCCCACGACCCCCACAAGGTCTATGAGTTTGTGAACTCAG GAGCTGGGGACTTTCCTGAGTTGGACACCTCTCCAGATACCAATAGCAGATGCAGTCCCTCTGACACCCAG gaAGACATACTGGAGGAGTTACTGAGTGACATGGCCTTGGCCCCATTCCCAGATGGGGGGCCCTCGAGCCTGCCTGTGGTCCCTGAGGAGACCCCTCCATTCTTGCTGAGCCCCAGCGTAGacatccctgccccctgcccaaaCCTGCAGCCCCCGGAAAACCCACTGAGGCGGCTGTTGGTGCCTGAGGAAG AGTGGGAGTTCGAGCTGACTGCCTTCTACCGGGGCCGCCAAGTCTTCCAGCAGACCGCCCTCTGCCCGGGGGGCCTGCGGCTGGTGGCGTCAGATGCAGACCAGACACTGCCTGGACAGCCAATAATCCTGCCAGACCCCGGGGTGTCGCTGACGGACAGGGGCGTGATGGGCTACGTGAGGCGTGTGCTGAGCTGCCTCGGTGGGGGGCTAGCTCTGTGGAGGGCGGGACAGCGGCTCTGCGCCCGGAGGCTGGGGCACTGTCACACGTACTGGGCCTTGGGCGAGGAGCTCCTCCCTGACAGTGGCCACGGGCCCAGCGGCGAGGTCCCCAAGGATGAGGAAGGAGACGTGTTCGACCTGAAGCCCTTCGTGGCAG AACTGATTGCCTTCATTGAAGGAAGCGGACACTCACCACGCTACACCCTCTGGTTCTGCGTTGGGGAGCCATGGCCCCAGGACCAGCCGTGGATCAAGAAGCTCGTGATGGTCAAGGTGCTGCGGGCCTGGGCTCCTGGAGCTAAAGGGGGGGGGATCGTAACAAAGGGTAGAGGAACTACAAGTCCCAGAAGCCCCTCTGAAAAACTACAACTTCCAAGAGTCTCTGCAACCACCAGATTCTCATCCAGAGGAGCTCCTGGGTGTCCCTCTTTTCTCCTCACCCCTACAACCTGTTTTGAACTCTCAAAACCATGTGGAAGTCGGTGGACTACGAGTCCTCACAGTCTCTGTGAGGAACCACAGCTCCTAGGAGTCCTTCTGACCACAAGCTGCTCAGCCCTAGCTTCTGGGAACCCCTCCAGCACCTCAGCCCTAGGAAACTTCTTGGACCTCTGGTGGTTGTGGTTGTAG
- the IRF3 gene encoding interferon regulatory factor 3 isoform X5 yields MALAPFPDGGPSSLPVVPEETPPFLLSPSVDIPAPCPNLQPPENPLRRLLVPEEEWEFELTAFYRGRQVFQQTALCPGGLRLVASDADQTLPGQPIILPDPGVSLTDRGVMGYVRRVLSCLGGGLALWRAGQRLCARRLGHCHTYWALGEELLPDSGHGPSGEVPKDEEGDVFDLKPFVAELIAFIEGSGHSPRYTLWFCVGEPWPQDQPWIKKLVMVKVLRAWAPGAKGGGIVTKGRGTTSPRSPSEKLQLPRVSATTRFSSRGAPGCPSFLLTPTTCFELSKPCGSRWTTSPHSLCEEPQLLGVLLTTSCSALASGNPSSTSALGNFLDLWWLWL; encoded by the exons ATGGCCTTGGCCCCATTCCCAGATGGGGGGCCCTCGAGCCTGCCTGTGGTCCCTGAGGAGACCCCTCCATTCTTGCTGAGCCCCAGCGTAGacatccctgccccctgcccaaaCCTGCAGCCCCCGGAAAACCCACTGAGGCGGCTGTTGGTGCCTGAGGAAG AGTGGGAGTTCGAGCTGACTGCCTTCTACCGGGGCCGCCAAGTCTTCCAGCAGACCGCCCTCTGCCCGGGGGGCCTGCGGCTGGTGGCGTCAGATGCAGACCAGACACTGCCTGGACAGCCAATAATCCTGCCAGACCCCGGGGTGTCGCTGACGGACAGGGGCGTGATGGGCTACGTGAGGCGTGTGCTGAGCTGCCTCGGTGGGGGGCTAGCTCTGTGGAGGGCGGGACAGCGGCTCTGCGCCCGGAGGCTGGGGCACTGTCACACGTACTGGGCCTTGGGCGAGGAGCTCCTCCCTGACAGTGGCCACGGGCCCAGCGGCGAGGTCCCCAAGGATGAGGAAGGAGACGTGTTCGACCTGAAGCCCTTCGTGGCAG AACTGATTGCCTTCATTGAAGGAAGCGGACACTCACCACGCTACACCCTCTGGTTCTGCGTTGGGGAGCCATGGCCCCAGGACCAGCCGTGGATCAAGAAGCTCGTGATGGTCAAGGTGCTGCGGGCCTGGGCTCCTGGAGCTAAAGGGGGGGGGATCGTAACAAAGGGTAGAGGAACTACAAGTCCCAGAAGCCCCTCTGAAAAACTACAACTTCCAAGAGTCTCTGCAACCACCAGATTCTCATCCAGAGGAGCTCCTGGGTGTCCCTCTTTTCTCCTCACCCCTACAACCTGTTTTGAACTCTCAAAACCATGTGGAAGTCGGTGGACTACGAGTCCTCACAGTCTCTGTGAGGAACCACAGCTCCTAGGAGTCCTTCTGACCACAAGCTGCTCAGCCCTAGCTTCTGGGAACCCCTCCAGCACCTCAGCCCTAGGAAACTTCTTGGACCTCTGGTGGTTGTGGTTGTAG
- the BCL2L12 gene encoding bcl-2-like protein 12 translates to MAGSEELGLREDTLRVLAAFFRRGEAAGSPIPTPPRSPAQEEPTDFLSRLRRCLPCPLGRGAVPPESPRPCSLPLRPCYVSEPGPATPDFYALVAQRLEQLVQEQLRSPPSPELQGPPPTEKEALLRKLVALLEEEADVINQKLASDPALRGKLARLSAGSFARLVELFSCRESSPLPGRARPSLPCPGPPPPSPEPLARLALAMELSRRVAGLGGTLAGLSVEHVHSFAPWIQAHGGWEGILAISPVDLNLPLD, encoded by the exons ATGGCAGGCTCGGAAGAGCTGGGGCTCCGGGAGGACACGCTGAGAGTCCTAGCGGCCTTCTTTAGGCGAGGTGAGGCCGCCGGGTCCCCCATTCCAACCCCACCCAG GAGTCCTGCCCAGGAGGAGCCAACAGATTTCCTGAGCCGTCTTCGAAGATGTCTTCCCTGCCCCCTGGGGCGAGGAGCAGTTCCCCCTGAGTCCCCTCGgccttgctccctgcccctccgccCATGCTATGTTTCAGAGCCTG GCCCAGCTACTCCGGATTTCTATGCTCTGGTGGCCCAGCGGCTAGAACAGCTGGTCCAAGAGCAACTGAGATCCCCACCTAGCCCAG AGTTACAGGGTCCCCCACCCACAGAGAAGGAAGCCCTGCTGCGGAAGCTGGTGGCCCTGCTGGAGGAAGAGGCAGACGTCATCAACCAGAAG ctGGCCTCGGACCCCGCCCTGCGCGGAAAGCTGGCCCGCCTCTCCGCGGGCTCCTTCGCCCGCCTAGTGGAGCTGTTCTCCTGCCGGGAGAGCAGCCCTCTGCCCGGTCGCGCACGCCCCTCCttgccctgccctgggccccctcCGCCTTCCCCGGAGCCCCTGGCCCGCCTGGCCCTGGCCATGGAGCTGAGCCGCCGCGTGGCCGGGCTGGGGGGCACCCTGGCCGGACTCAGCGTGGAGCACGTGCACAGCTTCGCGCCCTGGATCCAGGCCCACGGGGGCTGG GAGGGCATCCTGGCCATTTCACCCGTGGACTTGAACTTACCCCTGGACTGA